A genomic stretch from Apis cerana isolate GH-2021 linkage group LG7, AcerK_1.0, whole genome shotgun sequence includes:
- the LOC107999200 gene encoding transcriptional activator protein Pur-beta isoform X1: MNYRYRRMYRQSRMFKSRIFQGDLSPVPIPGNLQQSSQQGQQGEQELATKMLQIQSKRFYLDVKQNRRGRFIKVAEIGADGRRSQIYLALSTASEFRNYLSTFSDFYASLGPPNSENVPDDGKLKSEVMTKDNRRYYLDLKENTRGRFLRVSHPVSQTITRGGPRTQIAIPAQGMIEFRDALTDLLEEYGTDDGGFKGDLPEGRYMRVDSKNFYFDIGQNNRGIYMRISEVKTHFRTAITVPEKSWERFRDIFADYCERMRERGAGSNVGMNSGGGGNVLPEGRGSVVAQVTQKPAGVKTKTEKRQADQRQRESLKRRKSLPRQAEPSTINPEKSMSAPASQVPTTTDIPLSSGSAITTSSTSKSTMSEENVSSGSTASQEIQGVPRLETVQV, from the exons GCCAGCAGGGTCAGCAAGGCGAACAGGAGTTGGCAACGAAGATGTTGCAGATCCAAAGTAAAAGATTCTATCTTGATGTAAAACAGAACAGACGTGGGAGATTTATCAAAGTAGCCGAG atCGGCGCTGATGGAAGGAGAAGCCAAATCTACCTGGCACTCAGCACAGCATCCGAGTTTCGGAATTACCTTTCGACGTTTAGTGACTTTTATGCATCTTTAG GTCCACCAAACTCGGAGAACGTGCCAGATGATGGGAAACTAAAATCAGAAGTGATGACAAAGGATAACAGGCGGTATTACTTGGACCTCAAGGAAAATACTCGCGGCCGTTTCCTGCGGGTGAGTCACCCT GTGTCGCAGACGATAACACGAGGAGGACCCAGGACGCAGATCGCGATACCAGCACAGGGTATGATCGAGTTCCGTGACGCGTTGACAGACCTCCTCGAAGAATACGGTACGGATGATGGTGGTTTCAAGGGTGATTTACCAGAGGGACGATACATGCGCGTGGATAGcaagaatttctattttgatatCGGCCAGAATAACCGTGGTATCTACATGAGAATTTCTGAG gtGAAGACACACTTTAGAACAGCAATCACCGTACCAGAGAAATCCTGGGAGCGTTTTCGTGATATATTCGCAGATTATTGTGAAAGAATGAGAGAAAGAGGCGCTGGGAGCAACGTCGGCATGAACAGCGGTGGCGGAGGAAATGTCTTGCCCGAGGGGAGGGGCTCGGTGGTGGCACAG GTAACACAGAAACCTGCTGGTGTAAAGACCAAAACGGAAAAGCGGCAGGCCGATCAACGGCAACGCGAGTCTTTGAAACGACGCAAATCCTTGCCACGCCAAGCAGAACCGTCCACCATCAATCCTGAAAAATCCATGTCCGCTCCTGCCTCTCAAGTCCCAACAACTACCGATATCCCACTATCTTCTGGTTCTGCTATAACTACATCAAGCACGAGCAAAAGTACGATGTCCGAAGAGAATGTTTCTAGCGGTTCTACAGCATCACAGGAGATTCAAGGAGTACCGCGCTTAGAAACTGTTCAAGTTTAA
- the LOC107999200 gene encoding transcriptional activator protein Pur-beta isoform X8 translates to MDGTRNDGYGNPGGMDAGGTDFDPGQQGQQGEQELATKMLQIQSKRFYLDVKQNRRGRFIKVAEIGADGRRSQIYLALSTASEFRNYLSTFSDFYASLGPPNSENVPDDGKLKSEVMTKDNRRYYLDLKENTRGRFLRVSQTITRGGPRTQIAIPAQGMIEFRDALTDLLEEYGTDDGGFKGDLPEGRYMRVDSKNFYFDIGQNNRGIYMRISEVKTHFRTAITVPEKSWERFRDIFADYCERMRERGAGSNVGMNSGGGGNVLPEGRGSVVAQVTQKPAGVKTKTEKRQADQRQRESLKRRKSLPRQAEPSTINPEKSMSAPASQVPTTTDIPLSSGSAITTSSTSKSTMSEENVSSGSTASQEIQGVPRLETVQV, encoded by the exons GCCAGCAGGGTCAGCAAGGCGAACAGGAGTTGGCAACGAAGATGTTGCAGATCCAAAGTAAAAGATTCTATCTTGATGTAAAACAGAACAGACGTGGGAGATTTATCAAAGTAGCCGAG atCGGCGCTGATGGAAGGAGAAGCCAAATCTACCTGGCACTCAGCACAGCATCCGAGTTTCGGAATTACCTTTCGACGTTTAGTGACTTTTATGCATCTTTAG GTCCACCAAACTCGGAGAACGTGCCAGATGATGGGAAACTAAAATCAGAAGTGATGACAAAGGATAACAGGCGGTATTACTTGGACCTCAAGGAAAATACTCGCGGCCGTTTCCTGCGG GTGTCGCAGACGATAACACGAGGAGGACCCAGGACGCAGATCGCGATACCAGCACAGGGTATGATCGAGTTCCGTGACGCGTTGACAGACCTCCTCGAAGAATACGGTACGGATGATGGTGGTTTCAAGGGTGATTTACCAGAGGGACGATACATGCGCGTGGATAGcaagaatttctattttgatatCGGCCAGAATAACCGTGGTATCTACATGAGAATTTCTGAG gtGAAGACACACTTTAGAACAGCAATCACCGTACCAGAGAAATCCTGGGAGCGTTTTCGTGATATATTCGCAGATTATTGTGAAAGAATGAGAGAAAGAGGCGCTGGGAGCAACGTCGGCATGAACAGCGGTGGCGGAGGAAATGTCTTGCCCGAGGGGAGGGGCTCGGTGGTGGCACAG GTAACACAGAAACCTGCTGGTGTAAAGACCAAAACGGAAAAGCGGCAGGCCGATCAACGGCAACGCGAGTCTTTGAAACGACGCAAATCCTTGCCACGCCAAGCAGAACCGTCCACCATCAATCCTGAAAAATCCATGTCCGCTCCTGCCTCTCAAGTCCCAACAACTACCGATATCCCACTATCTTCTGGTTCTGCTATAACTACATCAAGCACGAGCAAAAGTACGATGTCCGAAGAGAATGTTTCTAGCGGTTCTACAGCATCACAGGAGATTCAAGGAGTACCGCGCTTAGAAACTGTTCAAGTTTAA
- the LOC107999200 gene encoding transcriptional activator protein Pur-beta isoform X2, translated as MGEIVEISQGDIQQNAVNGWGDTMGKIQYWCPEGQQGQQGEQELATKMLQIQSKRFYLDVKQNRRGRFIKVAEIGADGRRSQIYLALSTASEFRNYLSTFSDFYASLGPPNSENVPDDGKLKSEVMTKDNRRYYLDLKENTRGRFLRVSHPVSQTITRGGPRTQIAIPAQGMIEFRDALTDLLEEYGTDDGGFKGDLPEGRYMRVDSKNFYFDIGQNNRGIYMRISEVKTHFRTAITVPEKSWERFRDIFADYCERMRERGAGSNVGMNSGGGGNVLPEGRGSVVAQVTQKPAGVKTKTEKRQADQRQRESLKRRKSLPRQAEPSTINPEKSMSAPASQVPTTTDIPLSSGSAITTSSTSKSTMSEENVSSGSTASQEIQGVPRLETVQV; from the exons GCCAGCAGGGTCAGCAAGGCGAACAGGAGTTGGCAACGAAGATGTTGCAGATCCAAAGTAAAAGATTCTATCTTGATGTAAAACAGAACAGACGTGGGAGATTTATCAAAGTAGCCGAG atCGGCGCTGATGGAAGGAGAAGCCAAATCTACCTGGCACTCAGCACAGCATCCGAGTTTCGGAATTACCTTTCGACGTTTAGTGACTTTTATGCATCTTTAG GTCCACCAAACTCGGAGAACGTGCCAGATGATGGGAAACTAAAATCAGAAGTGATGACAAAGGATAACAGGCGGTATTACTTGGACCTCAAGGAAAATACTCGCGGCCGTTTCCTGCGGGTGAGTCACCCT GTGTCGCAGACGATAACACGAGGAGGACCCAGGACGCAGATCGCGATACCAGCACAGGGTATGATCGAGTTCCGTGACGCGTTGACAGACCTCCTCGAAGAATACGGTACGGATGATGGTGGTTTCAAGGGTGATTTACCAGAGGGACGATACATGCGCGTGGATAGcaagaatttctattttgatatCGGCCAGAATAACCGTGGTATCTACATGAGAATTTCTGAG gtGAAGACACACTTTAGAACAGCAATCACCGTACCAGAGAAATCCTGGGAGCGTTTTCGTGATATATTCGCAGATTATTGTGAAAGAATGAGAGAAAGAGGCGCTGGGAGCAACGTCGGCATGAACAGCGGTGGCGGAGGAAATGTCTTGCCCGAGGGGAGGGGCTCGGTGGTGGCACAG GTAACACAGAAACCTGCTGGTGTAAAGACCAAAACGGAAAAGCGGCAGGCCGATCAACGGCAACGCGAGTCTTTGAAACGACGCAAATCCTTGCCACGCCAAGCAGAACCGTCCACCATCAATCCTGAAAAATCCATGTCCGCTCCTGCCTCTCAAGTCCCAACAACTACCGATATCCCACTATCTTCTGGTTCTGCTATAACTACATCAAGCACGAGCAAAAGTACGATGTCCGAAGAGAATGTTTCTAGCGGTTCTACAGCATCACAGGAGATTCAAGGAGTACCGCGCTTAGAAACTGTTCAAGTTTAA
- the LOC107999200 gene encoding transcriptional activator protein Pur-beta isoform X5, with amino-acid sequence MGEIVEISQGDIQQNAVNGWGDTMGKIQYWCPEGQQGQQGEQELATKMLQIQSKRFYLDVKQNRRGRFIKVAEIGADGRRSQIYLALSTASEFRNYLSTFSDFYASLGPPNSENVPDDGKLKSEVMTKDNRRYYLDLKENTRGRFLRVSQTITRGGPRTQIAIPAQGMIEFRDALTDLLEEYGTDDGGFKGDLPEGRYMRVDSKNFYFDIGQNNRGIYMRISEVKTHFRTAITVPEKSWERFRDIFADYCERMRERGAGSNVGMNSGGGGNVLPEGRGSVVAQVTQKPAGVKTKTEKRQADQRQRESLKRRKSLPRQAEPSTINPEKSMSAPASQVPTTTDIPLSSGSAITTSSTSKSTMSEENVSSGSTASQEIQGVPRLETVQV; translated from the exons GCCAGCAGGGTCAGCAAGGCGAACAGGAGTTGGCAACGAAGATGTTGCAGATCCAAAGTAAAAGATTCTATCTTGATGTAAAACAGAACAGACGTGGGAGATTTATCAAAGTAGCCGAG atCGGCGCTGATGGAAGGAGAAGCCAAATCTACCTGGCACTCAGCACAGCATCCGAGTTTCGGAATTACCTTTCGACGTTTAGTGACTTTTATGCATCTTTAG GTCCACCAAACTCGGAGAACGTGCCAGATGATGGGAAACTAAAATCAGAAGTGATGACAAAGGATAACAGGCGGTATTACTTGGACCTCAAGGAAAATACTCGCGGCCGTTTCCTGCGG GTGTCGCAGACGATAACACGAGGAGGACCCAGGACGCAGATCGCGATACCAGCACAGGGTATGATCGAGTTCCGTGACGCGTTGACAGACCTCCTCGAAGAATACGGTACGGATGATGGTGGTTTCAAGGGTGATTTACCAGAGGGACGATACATGCGCGTGGATAGcaagaatttctattttgatatCGGCCAGAATAACCGTGGTATCTACATGAGAATTTCTGAG gtGAAGACACACTTTAGAACAGCAATCACCGTACCAGAGAAATCCTGGGAGCGTTTTCGTGATATATTCGCAGATTATTGTGAAAGAATGAGAGAAAGAGGCGCTGGGAGCAACGTCGGCATGAACAGCGGTGGCGGAGGAAATGTCTTGCCCGAGGGGAGGGGCTCGGTGGTGGCACAG GTAACACAGAAACCTGCTGGTGTAAAGACCAAAACGGAAAAGCGGCAGGCCGATCAACGGCAACGCGAGTCTTTGAAACGACGCAAATCCTTGCCACGCCAAGCAGAACCGTCCACCATCAATCCTGAAAAATCCATGTCCGCTCCTGCCTCTCAAGTCCCAACAACTACCGATATCCCACTATCTTCTGGTTCTGCTATAACTACATCAAGCACGAGCAAAAGTACGATGTCCGAAGAGAATGTTTCTAGCGGTTCTACAGCATCACAGGAGATTCAAGGAGTACCGCGCTTAGAAACTGTTCAAGTTTAA
- the LOC107999200 gene encoding transcriptional activator protein Pur-beta isoform X3: MNYRYRRMYRQSRMFKSRIFQGDLSPVPIPGNLQQSSQQGQQGEQELATKMLQIQSKRFYLDVKQNRRGRFIKVAEIGADGRRSQIYLALSTASEFRNYLSTFSDFYASLGPPNSENVPDDGKLKSEVMTKDNRRYYLDLKENTRGRFLRVSQTITRGGPRTQIAIPAQGMIEFRDALTDLLEEYGTDDGGFKGDLPEGRYMRVDSKNFYFDIGQNNRGIYMRISEVKTHFRTAITVPEKSWERFRDIFADYCERMRERGAGSNVGMNSGGGGNVLPEGRGSVVAQVTQKPAGVKTKTEKRQADQRQRESLKRRKSLPRQAEPSTINPEKSMSAPASQVPTTTDIPLSSGSAITTSSTSKSTMSEENVSSGSTASQEIQGVPRLETVQV, translated from the exons GCCAGCAGGGTCAGCAAGGCGAACAGGAGTTGGCAACGAAGATGTTGCAGATCCAAAGTAAAAGATTCTATCTTGATGTAAAACAGAACAGACGTGGGAGATTTATCAAAGTAGCCGAG atCGGCGCTGATGGAAGGAGAAGCCAAATCTACCTGGCACTCAGCACAGCATCCGAGTTTCGGAATTACCTTTCGACGTTTAGTGACTTTTATGCATCTTTAG GTCCACCAAACTCGGAGAACGTGCCAGATGATGGGAAACTAAAATCAGAAGTGATGACAAAGGATAACAGGCGGTATTACTTGGACCTCAAGGAAAATACTCGCGGCCGTTTCCTGCGG GTGTCGCAGACGATAACACGAGGAGGACCCAGGACGCAGATCGCGATACCAGCACAGGGTATGATCGAGTTCCGTGACGCGTTGACAGACCTCCTCGAAGAATACGGTACGGATGATGGTGGTTTCAAGGGTGATTTACCAGAGGGACGATACATGCGCGTGGATAGcaagaatttctattttgatatCGGCCAGAATAACCGTGGTATCTACATGAGAATTTCTGAG gtGAAGACACACTTTAGAACAGCAATCACCGTACCAGAGAAATCCTGGGAGCGTTTTCGTGATATATTCGCAGATTATTGTGAAAGAATGAGAGAAAGAGGCGCTGGGAGCAACGTCGGCATGAACAGCGGTGGCGGAGGAAATGTCTTGCCCGAGGGGAGGGGCTCGGTGGTGGCACAG GTAACACAGAAACCTGCTGGTGTAAAGACCAAAACGGAAAAGCGGCAGGCCGATCAACGGCAACGCGAGTCTTTGAAACGACGCAAATCCTTGCCACGCCAAGCAGAACCGTCCACCATCAATCCTGAAAAATCCATGTCCGCTCCTGCCTCTCAAGTCCCAACAACTACCGATATCCCACTATCTTCTGGTTCTGCTATAACTACATCAAGCACGAGCAAAAGTACGATGTCCGAAGAGAATGTTTCTAGCGGTTCTACAGCATCACAGGAGATTCAAGGAGTACCGCGCTTAGAAACTGTTCAAGTTTAA
- the LOC107999200 gene encoding transcriptional activator protein Pur-beta isoform X6 produces the protein MSDRESLDDQPQRYGNPGGMDAGGTDFDPGQQGQQGEQELATKMLQIQSKRFYLDVKQNRRGRFIKVAEIGADGRRSQIYLALSTASEFRNYLSTFSDFYASLGPPNSENVPDDGKLKSEVMTKDNRRYYLDLKENTRGRFLRVSQTITRGGPRTQIAIPAQGMIEFRDALTDLLEEYGTDDGGFKGDLPEGRYMRVDSKNFYFDIGQNNRGIYMRISEVKTHFRTAITVPEKSWERFRDIFADYCERMRERGAGSNVGMNSGGGGNVLPEGRGSVVAQVTQKPAGVKTKTEKRQADQRQRESLKRRKSLPRQAEPSTINPEKSMSAPASQVPTTTDIPLSSGSAITTSSTSKSTMSEENVSSGSTASQEIQGVPRLETVQV, from the exons GCCAGCAGGGTCAGCAAGGCGAACAGGAGTTGGCAACGAAGATGTTGCAGATCCAAAGTAAAAGATTCTATCTTGATGTAAAACAGAACAGACGTGGGAGATTTATCAAAGTAGCCGAG atCGGCGCTGATGGAAGGAGAAGCCAAATCTACCTGGCACTCAGCACAGCATCCGAGTTTCGGAATTACCTTTCGACGTTTAGTGACTTTTATGCATCTTTAG GTCCACCAAACTCGGAGAACGTGCCAGATGATGGGAAACTAAAATCAGAAGTGATGACAAAGGATAACAGGCGGTATTACTTGGACCTCAAGGAAAATACTCGCGGCCGTTTCCTGCGG GTGTCGCAGACGATAACACGAGGAGGACCCAGGACGCAGATCGCGATACCAGCACAGGGTATGATCGAGTTCCGTGACGCGTTGACAGACCTCCTCGAAGAATACGGTACGGATGATGGTGGTTTCAAGGGTGATTTACCAGAGGGACGATACATGCGCGTGGATAGcaagaatttctattttgatatCGGCCAGAATAACCGTGGTATCTACATGAGAATTTCTGAG gtGAAGACACACTTTAGAACAGCAATCACCGTACCAGAGAAATCCTGGGAGCGTTTTCGTGATATATTCGCAGATTATTGTGAAAGAATGAGAGAAAGAGGCGCTGGGAGCAACGTCGGCATGAACAGCGGTGGCGGAGGAAATGTCTTGCCCGAGGGGAGGGGCTCGGTGGTGGCACAG GTAACACAGAAACCTGCTGGTGTAAAGACCAAAACGGAAAAGCGGCAGGCCGATCAACGGCAACGCGAGTCTTTGAAACGACGCAAATCCTTGCCACGCCAAGCAGAACCGTCCACCATCAATCCTGAAAAATCCATGTCCGCTCCTGCCTCTCAAGTCCCAACAACTACCGATATCCCACTATCTTCTGGTTCTGCTATAACTACATCAAGCACGAGCAAAAGTACGATGTCCGAAGAGAATGTTTCTAGCGGTTCTACAGCATCACAGGAGATTCAAGGAGTACCGCGCTTAGAAACTGTTCAAGTTTAA
- the LOC107999200 gene encoding transcriptional activator protein Pur-beta isoform X7 gives MDGTRNDGYGNPGGMDAGGTDFDPGQQGQQGEQELATKMLQIQSKRFYLDVKQNRRGRFIKVAEIGADGRRSQIYLALSTASEFRNYLSTFSDFYASLGPPNSENVPDDGKLKSEVMTKDNRRYYLDLKENTRGRFLRVSHPVSQTITRGGPRTQIAIPAQGMIEFRDALTDLLEEYGTDDGGFKGDLPEGRYMRVDSKNFYFDIGQNNRGIYMRISEVKTHFRTAITVPEKSWERFRDIFADYCERMRERGAGSNVGMNSGGGGNVLPEGRGSVVAQVTQKPAGVKTKTEKRQADQRQRESLKRRKSLPRQAEPSTINPEKSMSAPASQVPTTTDIPLSSGSAITTSSTSKSTMSEENVSSGSTASQEIQGVPRLETVQV, from the exons GCCAGCAGGGTCAGCAAGGCGAACAGGAGTTGGCAACGAAGATGTTGCAGATCCAAAGTAAAAGATTCTATCTTGATGTAAAACAGAACAGACGTGGGAGATTTATCAAAGTAGCCGAG atCGGCGCTGATGGAAGGAGAAGCCAAATCTACCTGGCACTCAGCACAGCATCCGAGTTTCGGAATTACCTTTCGACGTTTAGTGACTTTTATGCATCTTTAG GTCCACCAAACTCGGAGAACGTGCCAGATGATGGGAAACTAAAATCAGAAGTGATGACAAAGGATAACAGGCGGTATTACTTGGACCTCAAGGAAAATACTCGCGGCCGTTTCCTGCGGGTGAGTCACCCT GTGTCGCAGACGATAACACGAGGAGGACCCAGGACGCAGATCGCGATACCAGCACAGGGTATGATCGAGTTCCGTGACGCGTTGACAGACCTCCTCGAAGAATACGGTACGGATGATGGTGGTTTCAAGGGTGATTTACCAGAGGGACGATACATGCGCGTGGATAGcaagaatttctattttgatatCGGCCAGAATAACCGTGGTATCTACATGAGAATTTCTGAG gtGAAGACACACTTTAGAACAGCAATCACCGTACCAGAGAAATCCTGGGAGCGTTTTCGTGATATATTCGCAGATTATTGTGAAAGAATGAGAGAAAGAGGCGCTGGGAGCAACGTCGGCATGAACAGCGGTGGCGGAGGAAATGTCTTGCCCGAGGGGAGGGGCTCGGTGGTGGCACAG GTAACACAGAAACCTGCTGGTGTAAAGACCAAAACGGAAAAGCGGCAGGCCGATCAACGGCAACGCGAGTCTTTGAAACGACGCAAATCCTTGCCACGCCAAGCAGAACCGTCCACCATCAATCCTGAAAAATCCATGTCCGCTCCTGCCTCTCAAGTCCCAACAACTACCGATATCCCACTATCTTCTGGTTCTGCTATAACTACATCAAGCACGAGCAAAAGTACGATGTCCGAAGAGAATGTTTCTAGCGGTTCTACAGCATCACAGGAGATTCAAGGAGTACCGCGCTTAGAAACTGTTCAAGTTTAA
- the LOC107999200 gene encoding transcriptional activator protein Pur-beta isoform X4: MSDRESLDDQPQRYGNPGGMDAGGTDFDPGQQGQQGEQELATKMLQIQSKRFYLDVKQNRRGRFIKVAEIGADGRRSQIYLALSTASEFRNYLSTFSDFYASLGPPNSENVPDDGKLKSEVMTKDNRRYYLDLKENTRGRFLRVSHPVSQTITRGGPRTQIAIPAQGMIEFRDALTDLLEEYGTDDGGFKGDLPEGRYMRVDSKNFYFDIGQNNRGIYMRISEVKTHFRTAITVPEKSWERFRDIFADYCERMRERGAGSNVGMNSGGGGNVLPEGRGSVVAQVTQKPAGVKTKTEKRQADQRQRESLKRRKSLPRQAEPSTINPEKSMSAPASQVPTTTDIPLSSGSAITTSSTSKSTMSEENVSSGSTASQEIQGVPRLETVQV, translated from the exons GCCAGCAGGGTCAGCAAGGCGAACAGGAGTTGGCAACGAAGATGTTGCAGATCCAAAGTAAAAGATTCTATCTTGATGTAAAACAGAACAGACGTGGGAGATTTATCAAAGTAGCCGAG atCGGCGCTGATGGAAGGAGAAGCCAAATCTACCTGGCACTCAGCACAGCATCCGAGTTTCGGAATTACCTTTCGACGTTTAGTGACTTTTATGCATCTTTAG GTCCACCAAACTCGGAGAACGTGCCAGATGATGGGAAACTAAAATCAGAAGTGATGACAAAGGATAACAGGCGGTATTACTTGGACCTCAAGGAAAATACTCGCGGCCGTTTCCTGCGGGTGAGTCACCCT GTGTCGCAGACGATAACACGAGGAGGACCCAGGACGCAGATCGCGATACCAGCACAGGGTATGATCGAGTTCCGTGACGCGTTGACAGACCTCCTCGAAGAATACGGTACGGATGATGGTGGTTTCAAGGGTGATTTACCAGAGGGACGATACATGCGCGTGGATAGcaagaatttctattttgatatCGGCCAGAATAACCGTGGTATCTACATGAGAATTTCTGAG gtGAAGACACACTTTAGAACAGCAATCACCGTACCAGAGAAATCCTGGGAGCGTTTTCGTGATATATTCGCAGATTATTGTGAAAGAATGAGAGAAAGAGGCGCTGGGAGCAACGTCGGCATGAACAGCGGTGGCGGAGGAAATGTCTTGCCCGAGGGGAGGGGCTCGGTGGTGGCACAG GTAACACAGAAACCTGCTGGTGTAAAGACCAAAACGGAAAAGCGGCAGGCCGATCAACGGCAACGCGAGTCTTTGAAACGACGCAAATCCTTGCCACGCCAAGCAGAACCGTCCACCATCAATCCTGAAAAATCCATGTCCGCTCCTGCCTCTCAAGTCCCAACAACTACCGATATCCCACTATCTTCTGGTTCTGCTATAACTACATCAAGCACGAGCAAAAGTACGATGTCCGAAGAGAATGTTTCTAGCGGTTCTACAGCATCACAGGAGATTCAAGGAGTACCGCGCTTAGAAACTGTTCAAGTTTAA